The following nucleotide sequence is from Glycine max cultivar Williams 82 chromosome 9, Glycine_max_v4.0, whole genome shotgun sequence.
TATAAGTGAGAGGATTGGCTAAGTACCACATCAAAGTTATTTTTGCTATGAGTCATCGAGAGCTTCTTTAGCGGCTTCACTCACTTATCTATTTGGTTTGCACCTTAATCTAATTAATAAGCAGTTCTTTTTGTAGCACAACTTTcaatgaaaatatcaaaatgttCTTTTAGTTTAATGAGTCTCTCCCCTCCTAGctaattatatatacttttaacaaattttaactaatatataataataaatgttaggaaaaatatgttaaagctataaaaaaatgtatctaaAAATATACTGTTATTACTTGTCTAGACATATTATCCGGCTTCTAAAGTACTCCACTAAGGTCTAAATTCTTGTGTAAAGGAAAGATATATGCTGTTCTAACCTACCAGTCTActacactaattaattatagtCAGTTTTTCCTAGGCGTATACatacatcattaaatagaaataagaaaagTGCATTAATTAACAGCATCAATGACGTTGTCTCGTAGCTTGAAGGCCCCGCAgcagttatatatatatgtcgcTTTTAACCAACAAATATATCACTAAAACGTACGTTAAGGTCCCAAATTTTTCCCACCACTAAAATCTGTGTTATCATAATCATCTTAGTCAAGATTTATTGTCATCCTAATCAGCTTAGAATTGAACCTTAAGCGGTGTTAAATGAGGAATTAAGTTGCCATTGTCAAGAACTATTGTGACAGGTTGTATTGTATcttggttttcattttttttttctgaggaACCATGTACACTGTTTTTGTTATTGGATTGTATTAAACTGTGAAATTGTGAATTCTCTTTGTTGGTCATCTGCGCCGGTTTTTcagattaaaaatgttttattatattcagATTAATGAACCAAACAACAAAGAATACAGTCAGTCTATCTATTAGCATATTCCATTCTCAGCAATGCTTATGCAATTATGCCACCCTCcctttagtaatttttaattttatttcttttgcccTTTCTTcaaaaatctttattttgtcTTATGAACTTTTTTGGCCCCTGGTGCCTCCTTGCCATGTCTAATTCTTAAATGGAACAATACCAACCACAGACTAAGAATTGAACACCTGAATTTAATACAACCCATTTCTCAGTTCTCGATTCTAAAGTAACACTGCcagaaatttgaataaattgattGTATTACACCACAAAATAATGTACACATTATATTTCTCTGCTTTAGactgctctttttttttttttcttttgtgtacTAAAACAAGAAGAAAGGCCAAAACttaacaaagaaaaggaaaaaaggaaatttCAAAAACAGAAACAAATCTTTCTCAACTCCAGCCACCATCTTCTTTCCTTGATCTCATTTATTATCCATCAAACTCCAATACTTAGCAAATAACACAGCCAGTTGGATTCTCTTCCACAGTTCTGCTATAGTAATAAGGGTATTGCAGATGTCTAGTCTGATAATAATTGGCTTCAACTACCTTCAGAAGTTCAGCATATTCCTCCTTTGGATCTTTCTTGGCTTCTGGCTTCTTCTCCTCTTTCTTTGGTTCCTCTTTGGCTGGTCCAACTGAAAGTATCTCAACATGACAGAATTTTCTAAGCTTGCCAAGACTGAATTTTGTAAACTTTCCAACTACTGTTACAGGATCAACATCCCCAATTATAGTCATTTTCTGGTCCTTCATGTCCACTGAGACTGACTCTACCCCTGAAAAAATCACCCCAAAAACATTCAATTTTGTGTACCATTTGGTTTTTTAACCTTGAATAATTAGCTAAGCATAAAAAAAGATGTATATAATTAACATGACAATTGACAAAGATTATTGGATGCTGAGATTCCATACCTGAAATACCAGATACTGCCTTCATGgcctttttcttgattttgtcaTCATGGAGTTCCACCTTTAGCACCACTTTCTGTCGGACAAATATTATTGAACTTTTAGGATCTATAGTAATAATCATTTCTAAGCATGAACGTTCCAAAACTTGATTCCTTGAACggtaaaaggaaaaagaataaaaaggttGAAAGCAAGCAAGGTTGTAATTTGAACACTAAAACTTGATctcaaatttcatcaaattgtaCTTAACTAGAAAAAGGAGTATAATTCAAGCTTGGAAGCAGAGCAAatctcaaaaaaatttataaatagattTATATGGTTCTTAAGGAGACAAAACTTGAAAGAGGGTACAAAGTCTTACCTTCATATTGATTCGAAGTTGGGAGTTttctaagaaaaatcaaaaaggGGAAGGGAGAATCTGAATGAATTTGAGATAGGGTTAAGAGATTGTTCTAATTGAACTGTTAGTAGAACTTGAAGCACACGGTACTTATATACTAACACAATAGATGCTACAATAAAGACGAAGTCAACTGAAGTCAACTGAAGTCAATGCCAATATTAAGTCTTTGCTTGGGTCACTTAGTCAGCATTGTACAGCCATGTTAGACCCCAAATGCCATTATATCAGGGATAGCTTTGAGAATGATGTATCCTAGCAAATCACGACTCCTGAATTTCTTTGAAGCTCTCTATATGCCAAATCCATAGTATCAATTTTATGGGTCACATCTTTTGTAAATTATCTCTATATTAAACtgaaatatattcttttaagaataatttattttttatttttgttatttttttaaatgatgtgcatcatttctattttgattcttatttacttttcttttaaatttttagatatataattattatttatacctTTTAAATTGTAACTAAATtatatagataaatataaaGACAAGGGAAAGACCACATATACTATAATTTAAAAGAGCCAATtctatttgaattaaataaaattattatcagCAATAAAATTTTACCTTTCAGTGTATTTAATTCAGTAACATATTTTAGGTTCAAAATTGACCCATTAATTAAGCTGAAAAAACTTAGTGTTAATTGATTGACgcgttttcaatatttttattttaaaaaaaattaactaaatttttaaaaaaatacatgtaaaacACCAACTAGTTGACAAATGAAGCCTTAGTAAGAGCATTTTGACACTTCACGCCTCTTCTACACCAAACGATTTGTTTTGTTTGGAGTTTCTAGATTAATAGTTCAATTCAGCCCATGACcactaatttgtaattaaaaggaCTTTTTCTTCCCGTGAGAGGGATTGAGACTCAAAAGTATGTTTGAAAATAGAAttcaaagaaggaaaaaacgaAAAGAGCGACAATTTCTTTATTTgtaaatgaagaaatttaacaataaagaatatattaagttattaatATGGTATTAAATTTAGGATCTAAGTAACTAGTgtattcaagacaatgattaagaaattaaaaaattattattcaaatcattgaaaaatgtaaaaaaatcacaaataatataattttatatattttaatatatttttttctttttttaatagttttttaacCAATATCTTGACGATAGTAATTAAGATTTgccttaaatttatataaattaatttttttaaaaaaatttatcaaattaagaaatatttattataaatattctaGAATTCAATTCTTAAACATAACTAAAACCAACTAACCTCTAGATTCTTTTTTCCGATGTTTCTTTGTCGCTTCATTATAGCTTCTTTATTCTTTCTCAAGTCCACGCTCCAAAACCGCGTTATTGGCTACTCTGGTTGTATTTTCAGACCCTTGACCCGATTAATGTAGTCCGGAGAACGTTGAAGTGCCTCTAACTTTGCGACTACGAATAGTAAGATAACTTTGAGATAATAAAGGATTAAATGCTACTATTTTTAGTATTTGTAACACGTatggattttaatttttgtaaaattcaaAATCGTTATCttttattcctacaaaataaaattaattttggttttgatctTTATAatcttcatttatgttttttatttctctttttcttattattataggAAAATAAAGCTTTATTGATAACTAGTCGGTAACCCGTGTATACGCATGGGTCGTTCCCCAATTGATTTtcgatgaatgaatgaaaagaaaggtatagtaaaaaaatagagtaatatAAAGGATTACTGTATAGGTAAACTGGTAAACAAAGGAAACTTACCCAGAAACAGAgcagtgaaagaaaaagaaaaaggtagaaGGAAATACCTGAAGGTGAGTGTGTTGCAGTGAAGAAAGAGAAATGcaaaaaggaagaaggaaatACCAGAAGGTGAGTATGTTGCGATGGAGAAAGAGAAATTCGAATCCGAGAGGAGAAGAGGTAAATGTGGTGGTGGAGGCAGAGCTATATCCTACCGGAACGACGGCAAGATAAACCATGGCTACCTAACCCATCGTCAAACCCTAaccaaaattgtaaaaaatagaatgaacaTGAGAAGAGAGTCATATCGAGAACAGAAAATGCAACAACATTTCTAGAACCCTCCTATAGAGATGAAGAGAGAGGAAAGATCTCACTTTGTCGCTGCCACATGTCAACAACTCTACCACGCGTTAGCAAATTAAGCAAAGgccaaaatgacaaaaaaaccaACAAATGTGCCACGtgtcaaactggatttacagtttaaatgaaaagaaaaataaagatggtaaaaaatttatgtaatataGAGCATTACTGCATAGGTAAACTGGTAAACAAAGGGATTACTGTATAGGAAAACTGGTACTTGCATGAATTTCACCAATGTAATCGCATGAAAGTTAATGCTTCCTAAAAGGAAAAtggttttatttgttattaccACCTACACACACAAggaatcccaaagaaaaatctcaatgtTCATTCTTGGCATTACAACATAAAAAAGGACTTTCAGCTAGAGCAtacataacaacaacaacaacaacaataacaacaacaacaacaacaataataaacgTAGCGAAGAAACAGGGAGAGAGAGGACACTTCCGATTATTAAGTGAAATTAAATGGGGAGTTGAAATCCGCCAATCAGGGAGTGACATATGTTTGAAACTTGATATGCAATGCGACACTTGGCGGtgacaacaaaacaaaacagtGCAAAAAAAGGGAGGgataaaatgaccaaaaaaccaaaaaaaagtcCCACGTGTCGCAGCCTTAGATTTtcctctctcttcatgttgagGGTTTCAAAACCCTGCGTAAGCtgcaatgaaagaaaaagaaaaagaaaaagaaagaaggaaatacCTGAAGTGACTTGTTGCGGTAAACTCTACTCAGTCAGTTTGAATTGTAGGCTGCAACTTGCCTGCATGAAGTCGGAATCGCTAGTAATCGCCTGCATGAAGGACGAAACAGaaagaataaaaggaaaagaggagaagattcaagaagagaaagatggagaaagagaagatTAAGGGAGAGAGAGTAACAAAGAAAACACAGGAAATAGAAGACAGTTCTGAGTATTAAGTGGAATTAAATGGGGAGTTGAAACCCGCCAATTAGAGGGTTCGAGGAGCTTGTGTGTATGGACGGGTCGTTACATTgcctaaaaaaagtatatatgagATCCTATATTATGTCATTTTTTCATATAGTATCTTCCTTAAAgaaaggttaattttttttttcttaaatgtatTTCCATATTAATATCACACGTGTATTTATAATTACTTATCCAATTATTCTCTTATGACACAAATCCGATGTTT
It contains:
- the LOC100306444 gene encoding heavy-metal-associated domain-containing protein — its product is MKKVVLKVELHDDKIKKKAMKAVSGISGVESVSVDMKDQKMTIIGDVDPVTVVGKFTKFSLGKLRKFCHVEILSVGPAKEEPKKEEKKPEAKKDPKEEYAELLKVVEANYYQTRHLQYPYYYSRTVEENPTGCVIC